The Toxorhynchites rutilus septentrionalis strain SRP chromosome 3, ASM2978413v1, whole genome shotgun sequence genome includes a region encoding these proteins:
- the LOC129773308 gene encoding uncharacterized protein LOC129773308: MFDHVINCKAINERMCVLRIKGRFYNYSIINVHCPHEGRPDGEKEAFYAQLEATYDSGSPRDIKIVIGDMNAQVGRETMYRPVIGPCSLHTNTNDNGQRCINFAASRGLVIRSTFFPRKDIHNATWRSPDQHTTNQIDHILIEGRFFSNITNIRSLRGADIDSDHYLLKDPQAAENYARLLDEALPSSGDLNASNLEDGWSKISSAIEETATVVLGEETTSPQNDWFDGECQQAMERSKTARKNYLSIATRENLSKYRRARNKLTTILRRKKRQQEDRDRDELEQLFQVNDTRKFYEKVNQSRKSYTPKPDMCRDEKGNLITSECEVVDRWQQFFDKHLNGEIADGAVMETYLEVPSNDNDVPAPDLQEIQIWEEEKLPEEWMEGIVCPIYKKGDRFECGNYRGITLTNAAYKVLSQILTRRLSPIAKGFVGQYQAGFVGARATTDHIFALRQILQKCREYNVTTHHIFIDFKAAYDAVVREQLWQIMHDYGFPDKLTRQIKDTLERVMCYVLVSGALSSPFESRRVTGSIKQSNEIWKQSRPKAVISANKTQASPESLQAMTHSNPGAPSNYQRNVIHS, from the exons ATGTTTGATCACGTTATTAATTGCAAGGCGATCAACGAAAGGATGTGTGTACTGAGGATAAAAGGCCGGTTCTACAACTACAGCATCATCAACGTGCACTGTCCGCACGAAGGCAGACCCGACGGCGAGAAGGAAGCGTTCTATGCGCAGCTGGAAGCGACATACGACAGCGGTTCACCACGGGACATCAAGATCGTCATCGGGGATATGAACGCCCAGGTTGGTAGGGAAACAATGTACAGACCGGTGATAGGCCCATGCAGTCTACACACCAACACGAACGACAACGGCCAGCGATGCATCAACTTCGCAGCTTCCCGAGGCCTGGTGATCAGAAGCACTTTCTTCCCCCGCAAGGATATTCATAATGCCACTTGGAGATCACCTGACCAACATACAACAAACCAAATTGACCACATCCTCATCGAAGGCCGATTTTTCTCAAACATCACTAACATACGCTCCCTGCGCGGTGCGGATATTGACTCGGATCACTACCTA TTAAAAGACCCGCAAGCTGCCGAGAATTACGCGCGCCTGTTGGATGAGGCACTGCCCTCCTCTGGGGATCTAAATGCTTCGAATCTCGAAGACGGCTGGAGTAAGATTAGCTCTGCCATCGAAGAGACCGCAACCGTGGTACTAGGTGAGGAAACTACGAGCCCACAAAACGACTGGTTCGACGGGGAGTGCCAGCAAGCGATGGAGAGAAGCAAAACAGCTCGGAAAAACTATCTAAGCATTGCCACGAGGGAGAATTTGTCCAAATATCGACGAGCGCGGAATAAGTTGACCACGATACTGCGGCGAAAAAAGCGCCAGCAGGAGGACAGGGATCGTGACGAATTAGAACAACTATTTCAAGTTAATGATACGCGCAAGTTCTATGAGAAGGTGAACCAATCTCGTAAGAGCTACACACCGAAGCCAGACATGTGTAGGGACGAGAAAGGAAACCTGATTACAAGCGAGTGCGAGGTGGTCGACAGGTGGCAGCAGTTCTTCGATAAGCACCTCAATGGCGAGATAGCAGATGGAGCCGTAATGGAAACCTACCTGGAAGTGCCCTCAAACGATAATGATGTCCCAGCCCCCGACCTCCAGGAGATCCA GATTTGGGAGGAGGAGAAATTACCGGAAGAATGGATGGAGGGTATTgtttgccccatctataaaaagggCGATCGGTTCGAGTGCGGCAACTATCGCGGCATAACGCTAACTAACGCCGCTTACAAGGTGCTCTCCCAGATTCTAACACGTCGTCTATCCCCGATAGCCAAAGGCTTCGTAGGGCAGTACCAAGCGGGCTTCGTGGGGGCCCGCGCCACTACGGACCATATTTTTGCCCTCCGACAAATCCTCCAGAAATGTCGGGAGTACAACGTGACCACTCATCACATATTCATAGACTTTAAGGCAGCTTATGATGCAGTCGTTCGAGAACAGCTTTGGCAGATCATGCACGACTACGGTTTTCCGGACAAACTGACACGGCAGATTAAAGATACCTTGGAGCGAGTTATGTGCTACGTTCTTGTTTCGGGGGCACTCTCGAGCCCCTTTGAATCACGCAGAG TGACTGGTTCAATCAAACAGAGCAATGAAATTTGGAAGCAGTCACGACCCAAAGCGGTCATAAGTGCAAACAAAACGCAAGCTTCTCCCGAAAGCTTACAAGCAATGACACACTCCAATCCTGGAGCGCCATCTAACTATCAACGAAACGTCATCCACAGCTGA